A single region of the Rhodococcus sp. W8901 genome encodes:
- the rpsR gene encoding 30S ribosomal protein S18: MAVKRAPSKKARSEQGRRPKKNPLITAGVETVDYKDINLLRTFISDRGKIRSRRVTGLTPQQQRQVAVAVKNAREMALLPFTNR, translated from the coding sequence ATGGCAGTCAAGAGAGCACCGTCGAAGAAGGCGCGCAGCGAACAGGGCCGCCGTCCCAAGAAGAACCCGCTGATCACCGCGGGCGTCGAGACCGTCGACTACAAGGACATCAACCTGCTCCGCACGTTCATCTCCGATCGCGGCAAGATCCGCAGCCGCCGCGTCACGGGCCTCACCCCGCAGCAGCAGCGTCAGGTGGCCGTCGCGGTGAAGAACGCCCGCGAGATGGCACTGCTGCCCTTCACCAACCGGTAG
- a CDS encoding S1C family serine protease: MTDDRNPHGDPNPNQGTPRHGDPQQGAPYQAGHQPGPQDQWRSGGGYYSQNPQNQGYQGAGQPGSGYPQRGYQAGYQPTEQIPGIGTTGTLPTTGAPSHTEPRKSGRSALVAGAIALALVSGGIGGAVGSIATSSNGGSNAPVSNALDVPKPETSPASNAPAGSVEAVANKVLPSVVQIQVAGTRGEGEGSGVVISSDGLIMTNNHVVAGGGPDGKLLVAFADGTTAPATLVGTDPTSDIAVIKADGKSGLTPVELGTSENIQVGEQVVAIGSPLGLAGTVTSGIVSALDRPVSTTGETGNQNTVIDAIQTDAAINPGNSGGALVNMDGQLVGINTAIATAGGQGGSIGLGFAIPVDQARRIADELVKTGKATQAIIGVQVSAKESTGGATVVDVTAGGPAEKAGIPKGVVVTKVDDRIITSGDSLIAAIRSHAPGDKVTVTYQDASGNSKTVDVQLGTAPTTGGR, translated from the coding sequence ATGACCGACGACCGTAACCCCCACGGCGACCCCAATCCCAACCAGGGAACTCCCCGACACGGTGATCCCCAGCAGGGTGCGCCCTACCAGGCCGGACACCAGCCCGGCCCGCAGGACCAGTGGCGTTCGGGTGGCGGCTACTACTCCCAGAACCCCCAGAACCAGGGCTACCAGGGCGCAGGACAACCCGGCTCGGGCTACCCCCAGCGCGGATACCAGGCCGGTTACCAGCCCACCGAGCAGATTCCGGGCATCGGCACGACGGGCACGCTGCCCACGACCGGGGCGCCGTCGCACACCGAGCCGCGCAAGTCGGGTCGGTCCGCGCTGGTCGCCGGCGCAATCGCCCTCGCGCTGGTGAGCGGCGGCATCGGCGGGGCGGTCGGATCGATCGCCACGTCGTCGAACGGTGGCAGCAATGCTCCGGTCTCGAATGCGCTCGACGTCCCCAAGCCCGAGACCAGTCCGGCGTCCAATGCGCCGGCGGGTTCGGTCGAGGCGGTCGCGAACAAGGTGCTGCCGAGCGTGGTGCAGATCCAGGTGGCCGGAACCCGCGGCGAGGGCGAGGGCTCGGGCGTCGTCATCTCGTCCGACGGCCTGATCATGACCAACAACCACGTGGTTGCCGGTGGCGGGCCGGACGGCAAGCTGCTGGTCGCGTTCGCCGACGGGACCACCGCGCCGGCCACGCTGGTCGGCACCGACCCGACCTCGGACATCGCGGTCATCAAGGCGGACGGCAAGTCGGGTCTGACCCCCGTCGAACTGGGCACCTCCGAGAACATTCAGGTGGGTGAGCAGGTCGTCGCGATCGGTTCGCCGCTCGGACTCGCGGGCACCGTCACCTCCGGTATCGTCTCGGCGCTCGACCGGCCGGTGTCGACCACCGGTGAGACGGGCAACCAGAACACCGTCATCGACGCCATCCAGACCGACGCCGCGATCAACCCCGGCAACTCGGGCGGCGCGCTCGTGAACATGGACGGCCAGCTCGTCGGCATCAACACCGCGATCGCGACCGCCGGCGGCCAGGGTGGCTCGATCGGCCTCGGCTTCGCGATCCCCGTCGACCAGGCGCGCCGTATCGCGGACGAACTGGTCAAGACGGGCAAGGCCACGCAGGCGATCATCGGCGTGCAGGTCTCGGCCAAGGAGTCCACGGGCGGCGCGACTGTCGTCGACGTCACCGCGGGCGGCCCGGCCGAGAAGGCGGGCATCCCCAAGGGTGTCGTCGTCACCAAGGTCGACGACCGGATCATCACGAGTGGCGACTCGCTGATCGCGGCGATCCGCTCCCACGCGCCCGGTGACAAGGTGACCGTGACGTATCAGGACGCCTCGGGTAACTCGAAGACGGTCGACGTCCAGCTCGGCACCGCGCCGACCACGGGTGGACGATGA
- the rpmG gene encoding 50S ribosomal protein L33: MAGNEVRPVIKLVSTAGTGYRYVTRKNRRNDPDRMVLRRYDPVIRRHVDFREER, translated from the coding sequence ATGGCAGGCAACGAGGTCCGCCCCGTCATCAAGCTGGTCTCGACCGCGGGGACCGGATATCGGTACGTCACCCGCAAGAACCGCCGCAACGACCCCGACCGGATGGTGCTGCGGCGCTACGACCCCGTGATCCGTCGGCACGTCGATTTCCGAGAGGAGCGCTGA
- a CDS encoding FmdB family zinc ribbon protein, with amino-acid sequence MPTYSYACTECDNRFDIVQSFTDDTLTVCPECSGKLRKLFNSVGIVFKGSGFYRTDSRGGSSTASEPAKKSESSSSSSAAPAPSSAPAAAS; translated from the coding sequence GTGCCCACCTATTCGTACGCCTGCACCGAATGCGACAACCGGTTCGACATCGTGCAGTCGTTCACCGACGACACCCTGACCGTGTGCCCGGAGTGCTCCGGCAAGCTCCGCAAGCTGTTCAACTCGGTCGGCATCGTCTTCAAGGGCAGTGGCTTCTACCGCACGGACAGCCGCGGCGGATCGAGCACGGCGAGCGAGCCCGCAAAGAAGTCCGAGTCTTCCTCGTCGTCCTCGGCTGCACCCGCGCCGTCCAGCGCCCCCGCCGCCGCCAGCTGA
- a CDS encoding MogA/MoaB family molybdenum cofactor biosynthesis protein: MELEAPLAGRALVVIVDDRTAHGDVDSTGPLVTELLTEAGFLVDATIAVTADEVEIRNALNTAVIGGVDLVISVGGTGVSPRDVTPDATAEVLDRELPGISEALRSSGLAAGAVDAVISRGLVGISGSTLVVNLASSRAAVRDGMATLTPLASHVIGQLSSIDE; the protein is encoded by the coding sequence ATGGAACTCGAAGCACCGTTGGCCGGACGAGCGCTGGTCGTGATCGTCGACGATCGGACCGCACACGGCGATGTCGACTCGACGGGGCCGCTCGTCACCGAACTGCTCACCGAAGCCGGATTCCTGGTGGATGCCACGATTGCCGTGACCGCCGACGAGGTGGAGATCCGCAACGCTCTCAACACCGCGGTGATCGGTGGTGTCGACCTGGTGATCTCGGTCGGCGGGACGGGCGTCTCGCCGCGTGACGTGACGCCGGACGCCACCGCCGAGGTCCTCGACCGGGAGCTGCCGGGAATCAGTGAGGCGCTGCGGTCTTCCGGGCTCGCGGCGGGCGCTGTGGATGCGGTCATCTCGCGGGGACTCGTCGGGATCTCCGGCAGCACCCTCGTGGTCAATCTCGCGTCCTCGCGGGCCGCGGTGCGCGACGGGATGGCGACGCTGACTCCGTTGGCTAGCCACGTCATCGGGCAGCTGTCGAGCATCGACGAGTAG
- the mscL gene encoding large-conductance mechanosensitive channel protein MscL, producing MLKGFKDFLLRGNVLDLAVAVVVGAAFTAIVTAFTNNIINPLVAAVGGSDELGWGFPVIPGNDATFVDVGAVVTAIINFVIIAAVVYFVLIVPANAVKARFATEKEDTKASEADLLIQIRDILAEGRIGEAADSIDPDGKHSRVPE from the coding sequence ATGCTGAAGGGGTTCAAGGACTTCCTGCTCCGAGGAAACGTTCTGGATCTTGCCGTCGCCGTTGTCGTCGGCGCGGCTTTCACGGCGATCGTGACCGCGTTCACCAACAACATCATCAATCCGCTCGTGGCCGCAGTCGGCGGATCCGACGAACTGGGCTGGGGCTTCCCGGTGATTCCAGGCAACGACGCGACGTTCGTCGACGTCGGCGCCGTGGTGACCGCGATCATCAACTTCGTCATCATCGCCGCCGTCGTGTACTTCGTGCTGATCGTGCCGGCGAACGCCGTCAAGGCTCGCTTCGCGACGGAGAAAGAGGACACGAAGGCCAGCGAGGCCGATCTCCTCATCCAGATCCGCGACATCCTCGCCGAGGGACGGATCGGCGAGGCAGCCGACTCGATCGATCCGGACGGCAAGCACTCCCGCGTCCCGGAATAG
- a CDS encoding HAMP domain-containing sensor histidine kinase: MVTPFGRAGADPNPTGPQIGPMPPPRHEMRPPMPLTRSVSLRWRVTLLAASVVAVAVAVMALAAYAVVSRALYADVDNQLRSRASAIVDNDLITFDPRYIAGATLYTSDISVALIFPDLNKYIPPGSVVPIGPAEMAVARGQRDFSLRTVEGNRVLAERTRDGSTLVIAQRLEPTEDVLDRLAWVLFVVGGCGVVLAAAAGTTVGRTGLRPIGRLTAATERVARTDDLTPIPVTGNDELARLTTSFNTMLRALAESRVRQSRLVADAGHELRTPLTSLRTNMELLIASSRPGAPSIPAEDMADLRADVVAQIEELSTLVGDLVDLAREDAPETVFELVDLSEVVERSLEKARRRRNEIDFEAVTTPWFIYGDQAGLSRAVLNVLDNAAKWSPTGERVQVTMRQIGDRLLELVVDDAGPGIPFEDRELVFERFYRSTVSRSMPGSGLGLAIVRQVVVKHGGTIAVETSDRGGARIRIVLPGEPEADSR; encoded by the coding sequence ATGGTCACCCCCTTCGGGCGCGCGGGCGCCGACCCGAACCCGACCGGTCCGCAGATCGGTCCCATGCCCCCACCCCGGCACGAGATGCGGCCACCGATGCCGCTCACCCGGTCGGTGTCCCTGCGGTGGCGCGTGACGTTGCTCGCGGCGTCCGTCGTGGCCGTCGCGGTCGCCGTCATGGCGCTGGCGGCGTATGCCGTGGTCTCGCGCGCCCTGTACGCCGACGTCGACAACCAGCTGCGTTCGCGGGCATCCGCGATCGTCGACAACGACCTCATCACCTTCGACCCGCGGTACATCGCCGGCGCGACGCTATACACCAGCGATATCAGTGTGGCGCTGATCTTTCCGGACCTGAACAAGTACATCCCGCCCGGCTCGGTGGTTCCGATCGGCCCGGCCGAGATGGCGGTTGCCCGAGGACAGCGCGACTTCTCGCTGCGCACCGTCGAGGGCAACCGGGTGCTCGCCGAGCGCACGCGTGACGGCAGCACCCTGGTGATCGCGCAGCGGCTCGAGCCGACCGAGGACGTGCTGGACCGGCTCGCCTGGGTGCTGTTCGTGGTGGGTGGATGCGGCGTCGTCCTCGCCGCGGCGGCCGGCACGACAGTGGGCCGAACGGGTCTGAGACCCATCGGACGACTGACCGCAGCGACCGAACGCGTGGCCCGCACCGACGATCTCACCCCGATTCCGGTCACCGGCAACGACGAACTGGCTCGCCTGACAACCAGTTTCAACACGATGCTGCGCGCCCTCGCGGAATCACGGGTCCGGCAGAGTCGGCTCGTGGCCGACGCCGGACACGAGCTGCGTACCCCGCTCACCTCGTTGCGGACCAACATGGAACTGCTCATCGCATCGAGTCGCCCGGGGGCTCCGAGCATTCCGGCCGAGGACATGGCGGACCTGCGCGCCGACGTCGTAGCCCAGATCGAGGAGCTCTCCACGCTCGTCGGGGACCTGGTGGATCTCGCGCGCGAGGATGCCCCCGAGACCGTCTTCGAGCTGGTCGATCTCAGCGAGGTCGTGGAGCGGTCCCTGGAGAAGGCCCGTCGCCGACGGAACGAGATCGACTTCGAAGCCGTCACCACTCCGTGGTTCATCTACGGCGACCAGGCCGGGCTCTCGCGGGCCGTCCTCAACGTCCTGGACAACGCCGCGAAGTGGAGTCCGACGGGGGAGCGTGTGCAGGTCACGATGCGACAGATCGGTGACCGCCTGCTCGAACTCGTCGTCGACGACGCTGGCCCCGGCATCCCGTTCGAGGATCGGGAGTTGGTCTTCGAACGGTTCTATCGGTCGACGGTGTCACGTTCGATGCCCGGATCGGGTCTCGGCCTGGCGATCGTCCGGCAGGTGGTCGTCAAGCACGGCGGCACCATCGCGGTGGAGACGTCCGACCGAGGCGGTGCCCGTATCCGAATCGTCCTGCCGGGCGAACCCGAGGCCGACAGCCGCTGA
- a CDS encoding response regulator transcription factor, with protein sequence MRILVVDDDRAVRESLRRSLSFNGYTVDLAVDGVDALEKVSASRPDALVLDVMMPRLDGLEVCRRLRSTGDDLPILVLTARDSVSERVAGLDAGADDYLPKPFALEELLARLRALLRRASPAAGEDSEAMTFEDLTLDPVTREVTRAGRSISLTRTEFALLEMLMANPRRVLSRSRILEEVWGYDFPTSGNALEVYVGYLRRKTEAEGEPRLIHTVRGVGYVLRETPP encoded by the coding sequence ATGCGCATTTTGGTGGTCGACGACGACCGGGCTGTTCGGGAGTCACTGCGGCGTTCCCTGAGCTTCAACGGGTACACGGTCGATCTCGCCGTCGACGGCGTGGATGCGCTCGAGAAGGTGTCCGCATCGCGTCCCGACGCCCTGGTGCTCGACGTCATGATGCCGAGACTCGACGGATTGGAAGTGTGCCGGCGCCTGCGAAGCACGGGTGACGATCTTCCGATTCTCGTTCTCACGGCGCGCGATTCGGTGTCGGAGCGGGTGGCCGGCCTCGACGCGGGTGCCGACGACTACCTGCCCAAGCCGTTCGCGCTCGAGGAGTTGCTGGCTCGGCTGCGGGCCCTGCTGCGCCGCGCGTCCCCGGCTGCCGGTGAGGATTCCGAGGCGATGACGTTCGAGGATCTGACCCTGGACCCCGTCACCCGCGAGGTGACCCGCGCCGGTCGGTCGATCAGTCTCACGCGCACCGAGTTCGCGCTCCTCGAGATGCTCATGGCGAACCCCCGGCGGGTGCTCTCCCGCAGCCGCATCCTGGAAGAGGTGTGGGGATACGACTTCCCGACGTCGGGGAACGCGCTCGAGGTGTACGTCGGTTACCTGCGTCGGAAGACCGAAGCCGAGGGCGAGCCCCGACTGATCCACACGGTCCGCGGCGTCGGATACGTGCTGCGGGAGACTCCTCCGTGA
- the rpmB gene encoding 50S ribosomal protein L28: MPARCQVTGRTPGFGRSVSHSHRRTSRRWNPNIQKKTYFVPSRGRRITLTLTPKGIRTIDRDGIEAVVARMRAAGEKV, encoded by the coding sequence ATGCCCGCTCGCTGTCAGGTCACCGGACGCACCCCGGGATTCGGCAGGTCCGTGTCCCATTCGCACCGGCGCACCAGCCGCCGCTGGAACCCCAACATCCAGAAGAAGACGTACTTCGTGCCCAGCCGAGGCCGACGAATCACATTGACGCTGACCCCGAAGGGCATCCGCACCATCGACCGGGACGGCATCGAGGCCGTCGTCGCCCGCATGCGGGCCGCAGGAGAGAAGGTCTGA
- a CDS encoding SAF domain-containing protein, giving the protein MLTIPFRRRVSDRNGPLAPTLGDRLGRMTRPGWARTDAARRTTAVVLVVAAGILLVRGNPDDVGEPVVVAARDLTPGQVLSDDDLRTVDRPGADTPAGSVPAPDAALGRTVSSPVREGEILTDVRLLGPRLAEAAVGSADARIVPVRLSDSGLAALIREGDRVDVLTVDQSRQTTDSRPPSAEILASGATVVLVSPERSSGTERRDRVVMLALPAPAAGAVAAASLTDAITVTLH; this is encoded by the coding sequence ATGCTGACCATCCCGTTTCGCCGACGCGTGTCCGACCGCAACGGACCGCTGGCCCCGACGCTCGGTGACCGACTCGGCCGGATGACGCGTCCGGGCTGGGCACGAACCGACGCCGCGCGGCGCACCACCGCGGTGGTGCTCGTCGTCGCCGCGGGGATACTCCTGGTCCGGGGCAATCCCGATGATGTCGGTGAACCTGTCGTCGTCGCTGCCCGGGACCTCACACCCGGCCAAGTCCTGTCCGACGACGACCTGCGCACGGTCGATCGCCCCGGAGCCGACACCCCTGCAGGCTCCGTCCCCGCACCAGATGCCGCACTCGGACGCACGGTGTCGTCGCCCGTCCGGGAGGGCGAGATCCTCACCGATGTCCGACTCCTGGGTCCCCGCCTCGCGGAGGCCGCCGTCGGATCCGCCGACGCACGGATCGTGCCCGTGCGACTGTCCGACTCCGGACTCGCCGCGCTCATCCGTGAAGGCGACCGGGTGGACGTCCTCACCGTCGACCAGTCGCGGCAGACCACCGACTCACGACCACCCTCGGCAGAGATCCTGGCCTCCGGCGCCACCGTCGTCCTGGTGTCCCCGGAGCGGTCATCGGGAACCGAGCGACGGGATCGCGTCGTGATGCTGGCGCTTCCGGCCCCCGCGGCGGGCGCGGTTGCCGCGGCGTCGCTGACCGATGCGATCACCGTGACGCTGCACTAG
- a CDS encoding trimeric intracellular cation channel family protein, whose product MLLKILELAGIAVFAASGALVGVTKRFDVFGVCVVGVFTGIGGGIVRDVLLGIHPPTSLTSWPLFGTAAATSVIVFFVHSAIGRLRREILVLDALGMGLFASTGATIALGAGAGALASVLIGATAAIGGGILRDVLVNEVPLLLHRDFYAIPALLGATLVVAGSEAGLTGNTALVVGTVVATTVRLAALWRHWSLPGPRLPRD is encoded by the coding sequence GTGCTGCTGAAGATCCTCGAGCTCGCGGGCATCGCCGTGTTCGCCGCGTCCGGCGCGCTGGTCGGGGTCACCAAGCGGTTCGATGTCTTCGGGGTCTGTGTCGTCGGCGTGTTCACCGGCATCGGCGGCGGCATCGTGCGCGACGTGCTGCTCGGCATCCACCCGCCGACGTCACTCACGAGTTGGCCGCTGTTCGGGACCGCGGCGGCGACGTCAGTGATCGTGTTCTTCGTGCATTCGGCGATCGGGCGGCTGCGACGCGAGATCCTCGTGCTCGACGCGCTGGGGATGGGACTGTTCGCGAGCACGGGTGCGACGATCGCGCTCGGGGCGGGCGCCGGTGCCCTCGCATCCGTGCTGATCGGTGCGACCGCGGCCATCGGCGGCGGCATCCTGCGCGACGTGCTCGTCAACGAGGTGCCGTTGCTGCTGCACCGCGACTTCTACGCGATTCCCGCGCTGCTCGGTGCGACGCTGGTGGTCGCCGGGTCCGAGGCGGGCCTGACCGGCAACACCGCGTTGGTGGTCGGCACCGTGGTCGCGACGACCGTTCGGTTGGCAGCGTTGTGGCGGCACTGGAGCCTGCCGGGACCGAGGCTGCCGCGTGACTGA
- the mrf gene encoding ribosome hibernation factor-recruiting GTPase MRF, which produces MAVADVPDGRTPLVLVAGWSGPVHRTALSLLGDGRVGTVVIHHDLGQLREGVVRRTVTTGSVEAPEVRTEILELAHGCVSCTLRHDLLPLLRRLHARSSVDRIVLELDHALEPEAVCWAIEHVPVVGVVGQLDGPAVRDVRVDAVVTCLDAGEWWLAATGDDDLDDDRTVAQVAVGQVAFADALVVDDDTGEPWLSHRLRAVLARLAPGAPISGTPDAAALLPLIPADARRGRIFGTHAPLLRGGPPLHAEHGVSLVEFTARRPFHPGRLHEAIDVLLDGVVTARGRMWLATRSDVALWLESAGGGLRVASADRWLAAMTEDELAAADDERRAMAALGWDERFGDRDTSLVVLVHDADPDAVTGALDWALLTERELADESAWSTWEDPFGEFHEDPCADPDPVGRIAGAGLGTEQRSAENRNTNGETKR; this is translated from the coding sequence GTGGCTGTGGCTGACGTGCCGGACGGCCGCACACCGTTGGTTCTCGTCGCGGGCTGGAGCGGGCCGGTCCATCGGACGGCCCTCTCGCTGCTGGGTGACGGTCGGGTGGGCACGGTCGTGATCCATCACGACCTCGGGCAGCTCCGCGAGGGGGTGGTCCGCCGCACCGTGACGACTGGATCGGTCGAGGCCCCCGAGGTGCGGACCGAGATCCTCGAGCTCGCGCACGGGTGCGTGTCGTGCACGCTGCGTCACGACCTGTTGCCGCTGTTGCGCCGTCTCCACGCGCGCAGTTCGGTGGACCGGATCGTGCTCGAGCTCGACCACGCACTGGAACCGGAGGCGGTGTGTTGGGCGATCGAACACGTCCCGGTGGTCGGCGTGGTCGGACAACTCGACGGGCCCGCGGTCCGCGACGTACGCGTGGATGCGGTTGTGACGTGCCTAGACGCCGGGGAGTGGTGGCTTGCCGCCACCGGCGACGATGACCTCGACGATGACCGGACCGTGGCCCAGGTGGCGGTCGGGCAGGTGGCGTTCGCTGACGCGCTCGTGGTCGACGACGACACCGGCGAGCCGTGGCTGTCGCACCGGCTGCGTGCAGTCCTCGCCCGTCTCGCACCGGGTGCGCCGATCTCCGGGACGCCCGACGCAGCTGCGTTGCTGCCGCTCATCCCGGCGGACGCCCGACGCGGCCGGATCTTCGGCACGCACGCGCCGCTGTTGCGGGGTGGCCCGCCACTGCACGCCGAGCACGGGGTGTCACTCGTCGAGTTCACAGCCCGACGTCCCTTTCATCCCGGGCGGCTGCACGAGGCGATCGACGTCCTGCTCGACGGTGTCGTCACGGCGCGTGGGCGCATGTGGCTCGCGACCCGATCCGACGTCGCGCTCTGGCTCGAATCCGCCGGTGGGGGCCTGCGCGTGGCGAGTGCGGACCGTTGGCTGGCTGCGATGACGGAGGACGAACTCGCGGCCGCCGACGACGAACGGCGTGCGATGGCGGCGCTGGGCTGGGACGAGCGGTTCGGCGACCGGGACACCTCGCTCGTGGTGCTCGTACACGACGCCGACCCGGACGCGGTGACGGGCGCCCTCGACTGGGCGCTGCTCACCGAGCGGGAGCTGGCCGACGAGTCGGCATGGTCCACGTGGGAAGACCCGTTCGGGGAGTTCCACGAGGACCCGTGCGCGGACCCCGATCCGGTCGGTCGGATCGCCGGCGCGGGCCTCGGAACCGAACAACGAAGCGCCGAAAACCGAAACACGAACGGAGAAACGAAGCGATGA
- a CDS encoding type B 50S ribosomal protein L31 — protein MKPGIHPEYRPVVFQDSTTGHAFLTRSTAATDHTVEWVDGTVRPLVVVDVTSDSHPFWTGTSRLVDRQGRVEKFERRFGRRVGRGPREG, from the coding sequence ATGAAACCAGGTATCCACCCCGAGTACCGGCCGGTGGTCTTCCAGGACTCGACGACCGGGCATGCCTTCCTCACCCGATCGACTGCGGCGACCGACCACACCGTCGAATGGGTCGACGGCACCGTCCGGCCGCTCGTCGTCGTCGACGTCACGAGCGATTCGCATCCCTTCTGGACCGGGACGAGTCGTCTGGTCGATCGGCAGGGGCGGGTCGAGAAGTTCGAGCGGCGGTTCGGCCGCCGTGTCGGCCGCGGACCCCGGGAGGGCTGA
- a CDS encoding IS1380 family transposase — protein MAKSTSPYPHLSASATGTGVVSHAGTVLLLRTAEKTGLTTALSAALEPWRKPLATHDPGKIVLDLAVTLALGGDCLADIAQLRAHPQVFGPVASDPTVSRLVTALAADPGAALAAIGSARAAARRRAWAAAGDRTPDHRIDEKDPLVVDIDATLVTAHSEKESAAPTFKRGFGFHPLCAFVDHGDGGTGEPVAMLLRPGNAGSNTAADHVTVVKDALAQLPFDPGYRVGKKVLIRTDGAGGTHDFLDYLTKRRLAYSIGFGLTDTMTAAIDLIPKTVWTPAYDADGKVRDGAWVAELTGLIDLSTWPAGMRVIVRKERPHPGAQLRFTDHEGLRLTAFATNTTRGQLPDLELRHRRRARCEDRIRGAKDTGLQNLPLHGFDQNRIWLQIVQLAGELIAWTQLLAFDTETARRWEPKRLRLRLFHIAGRIVRHARRIHLKLAAHAPHVDLLVAAITRVTTPKTVT, from the coding sequence GTGGCCAAGTCTACGTCCCCGTACCCACACCTGTCCGCATCGGCCACCGGAACCGGCGTCGTGTCGCATGCCGGGACGGTCTTGTTGCTGCGTACCGCCGAGAAAACAGGCCTGACCACCGCCCTGTCGGCCGCGCTCGAGCCGTGGCGCAAGCCCCTCGCGACGCACGACCCGGGCAAGATCGTGTTGGATCTCGCGGTCACGCTCGCGCTCGGCGGTGACTGCCTGGCCGACATCGCGCAGTTGCGGGCGCACCCGCAGGTGTTCGGTCCGGTCGCCTCCGACCCGACCGTATCGAGGCTGGTCACCGCGCTGGCCGCGGACCCCGGCGCCGCACTCGCGGCGATCGGGAGTGCTCGCGCTGCGGCCCGACGCCGTGCATGGGCCGCGGCCGGAGACCGGACACCCGATCATCGGATCGACGAGAAGGATCCGCTGGTCGTCGACATCGATGCCACCCTGGTGACCGCGCACTCGGAGAAGGAATCCGCAGCCCCGACATTCAAGCGTGGCTTCGGGTTTCATCCGTTGTGCGCGTTCGTCGACCACGGTGATGGCGGGACCGGTGAGCCGGTGGCGATGCTCCTGCGGCCCGGAAATGCCGGCTCGAACACCGCTGCAGACCATGTGACCGTGGTCAAGGATGCGTTGGCGCAGTTGCCGTTCGATCCGGGCTACCGGGTCGGGAAGAAAGTGTTGATCCGCACCGATGGCGCCGGCGGCACGCACGACTTTCTCGACTACCTGACCAAGCGGCGGTTGGCGTACTCGATCGGGTTCGGGCTCACCGACACCATGACCGCGGCGATCGACCTGATCCCGAAGACCGTGTGGACGCCCGCCTACGACGCCGACGGGAAGGTCCGTGACGGCGCCTGGGTCGCCGAGCTCACCGGGCTGATCGACCTGTCTACCTGGCCCGCTGGGATGCGGGTCATCGTCCGCAAGGAGCGGCCGCACCCCGGCGCGCAACTGCGGTTCACCGACCACGAGGGTCTGCGGTTGACCGCGTTCGCCACCAACACCACCCGCGGCCAACTCCCGGATCTCGAGCTGCGGCACCGCCGCCGGGCCCGTTGCGAGGACCGGATCCGGGGCGCGAAAGACACTGGCCTGCAGAACCTTCCGCTACACGGGTTCGACCAGAACCGGATCTGGCTGCAGATCGTGCAACTCGCCGGCGAACTGATCGCCTGGACACAACTCCTCGCGTTCGACACCGAAACCGCCCGACGCTGGGAACCGAAACGACTCCGACTCCGGCTGTTCCACATCGCCGGCCGCATCGTCCGTCACGCCCGACGCATCCACCTCAAACTCGCCGCCCACGCACCCCACGTCGACCTGCTCGTCGCCGCGATCACACGCGTGACGACACCAAAAACAGTGACCTGA
- the rpmF gene encoding 50S ribosomal protein L32, with the protein MAVPKRRMSRANTRSRRSRWKAIAPDLVTVTVDGRTHRVPRRLVRAVRLGRIDPGRL; encoded by the coding sequence ATGGCGGTACCCAAGCGGCGCATGTCGCGTGCCAACACCCGCAGCCGACGGTCCCGGTGGAAGGCGATCGCCCCGGACCTGGTGACGGTGACCGTCGACGGCCGGACTCATCGCGTCCCCCGACGTCTGGTCCGTGCGGTCCGGCTCGGCCGGATCGATCCCGGCCGACTGTGA
- the rpsN gene encoding 30S ribosomal protein S14: MAKKSKIARNEHRRAVVARYAPVRAELKETIRRPSSSAEERAEAQYRLRQLPRDASPVRLRNRDAADGRPRGHLRKFGLSRVRMREMAHRGELPGVHKSSW; the protein is encoded by the coding sequence GTGGCAAAGAAGTCGAAGATCGCACGGAACGAACACCGTAGGGCCGTCGTCGCGCGGTACGCGCCGGTGCGCGCCGAACTGAAGGAGACAATCCGCCGACCGTCCAGCTCGGCCGAGGAACGCGCCGAAGCCCAGTACCGGCTTCGGCAGCTTCCCCGGGACGCGAGTCCGGTAAGATTGCGCAATCGAGACGCTGCGGATGGACGTCCGCGCGGTCACCTGCGGAAGTTCGGTCTGTCCCGCGTGCGGATGCGCGAGATGGCACATCGTGGGGAACTGCCAGGCGTACACAAGTCGAGCTGGTAA